The following coding sequences lie in one Anoplolepis gracilipes chromosome 4, ASM4749672v1, whole genome shotgun sequence genomic window:
- the LOC140665169 gene encoding pancreatic triacylglycerol lipase-like — protein sequence MEIRILIGLLLICVVAGLPVEEKSYNDIFTPNDYAILKNMTAYMYDDNENLVKLTLDDYYMESVKETQEDIENRVFFSLYTKKNPTVPQSLYVNDEYVLKNSNFDPTKPTRFITHGWMNSRNSPACYLSRDAYVKSEDCNVIVIDWSKISIRPYIWASQRVGIVGQFVSTMIDFLEEQGMDLSKTLLVGHSLGAHIVGLAARNAQGKVNFVVGLDPAFPGFSLAGPGSRISYDDAQYVEIIHTNGGLLGFLTAIGDSDFYPNGGEKQLGCLLDFSGACSHARSFRFFAESIDSPRGFHGRKCNSFIRFKKGLCDDQSTSLMGHKSELHAYGTYYLVTNSKSPYANGPILV from the exons atGGAGATACGTATTTTGATTGGTCTCTTGCTCATCTGTGTCGTGGccg GACTTCCAGTGGAAGAGAAATCTTATAATGATATCTTCACTCCAAACGATTACGCAATACTTAAAAACATGACAGCATACATGTACGATGATAATGAGAATTTGGTAAAATTAACATTGGATGATTATTACATGGAGAGTGTAAAAGAAACTCAGGAAGATATCGAAAATCGTGTCTTCTTCTCCTTATACACGAAAAAAAATCCTACAGTACCACAATCACTTTACGTCAATGATGAGTATGTTTTAAAGAATAGCAACTTCGATCCTACCAAACCAACGCGTTTTATAACTCACGGATGGATGAATTCCCGAAACAGTCCAGCATGTTATCTGAGTCGCGACG CTTACGTGAAGAGCGAGGATTGTAATGTTATCGTCATTGACTGGAGCAAGATAAGCATTAGGCCTTATATTTGGGCTAGCCAACGTGTTGGCATAGTCGGTCAATTCGTCTCTACTATGATTGATTTCCTCGAGGAGCAAGGGATGGATTTGTCGAAAACCCTATTGGTCGGTCATTCTCTTGGTGCTCATATAGTTGGATTGGCTGCTCGCAATGCTCAGGGCAAAGTCAATTTTGTTGTGG GATTAGATCCAGCTTTTCCTGGCTTCAGCTTAGCGGGTCCAGGATCCAGAATATCATACGACGACGCGCAATATGTGGAAATTATTCATACGAATGGCGGTCTCCTTGGCTTTTTGACAGCAATCGGCGATTCCGATTTTTATCCTAACGGAGGGGAAAAGCAGCTCGGTTGTCTACTAGATTTCAGTGGTGCGTGCTCTCACGCTCGTTCGTTCAGATTCTTTGCCGAGTCTATCGATAGTCCACGGGGATTCCACGGAAGAAAATGCAATAGTTTCATTCGATTTAAAAAAGGCTTATGCGATGACCAGTCTACATCCCTCATGGGCCATAAGTCCGAATTGCATGCTTACGGTACATATTATCTAGTGACCAATTCAAAATCCCCGTACGCGAACGGTCCGATCTTAGTATAA